A segment of the Anopheles cruzii chromosome 2, idAnoCruzAS_RS32_06, whole genome shotgun sequence genome:
CAGCGGCCAGAGACAGCACGAATGGCGGATAGCATCGCGAGCGCAGCAGTCAGCAGGGCTGCcgccggtgtggccaccgtaCCGGAACCTGACGGAACAAACAGCTGCTGTTAGCCGTTGGAACAGGAGATCCTCGGAAGAATCGTCACTTACTCGCTTTGAAGCAGACGCTGTTCCGCTCCGTGTAGCCGTTGAGGCAGACGCAGGCATTCATGAAACACTCCATCGACTGCTCGTGCGGTCCGAGGTGGAACTGATAGCAGTTCTGATCGTCGTTGCAGCTATCCCCGTGCACTGTAACGGACAATAGATTGTATCGACCGACTGAGGCGACTGAGCTCGCCGTTACTCATCTGAGCAACGCGGAAAGCCGATTAAAAATCTGCTAGTGGCGTATCAGATCACGAGCCGCGGACTTACCGATTTTCCGCTCGCACACATTCCGTAGCGTCGTGGTGTTGCTCATGTGCCGCGGGAACTGGAAGTGATTGGTATCGCAGGCGCACCGCCCCTGGTAGCAAACGGAGCCAACACCGAGCGTGGCAATGCACTGATTCGAGTCGGTGCAAGGTTGATCGTGCCCGGCAACCGGCAGGCAACTGCTGTTAGTCGCATCGGCCACAAAATCCGGCCCGCACAGGCACTGACCACCGTGGCACACCGTGCTGGAGCTGGTGGCGTTGTTCGTGTTGCAGTCATCGTTGGTTTCGCACGGCTTCGTCAGGTTCGCTACCGCTAAAGATGATGATCGGGACACAGATCAGTCACAGTGTGTCAAAGCCAGATTCAGATGGACGATCCAACTCACCGATTATCGAGTGACACGCCTGCTCGTACATGACAAAGTGCTCCTGGCACTGGCAAACCTGTTTCGTGGGGTCACAGTGTGCGAAGTGATCGTGGGCCGAGCACTGGCCGCCATCTTCGCACTCGCCACCGAGTGGTACGGATTCTGCGCGCGCCAGACAGGGAgagaaagcgagcgagaggatCACAGATGATGGAGGTTAGGGTAACCCGCAGCTAGCACACTTACTTGGCACACACTTCTTTTCGACGCGGCTCGGCAGGAACCCTTCCTGGCAAACGCACCGTTGCGTTTGCTCGTTGCAGAAAGAATTGGCGATCTGGCAGGGGCACTGACCACCGATCTGGTTCGAGACTCGGTTGACCTTCGGACGGGCAATACGACGGATAGGGCAATCGATCAATCAACCACGCGTTGCGCGACTGCTACTTACCACTGGCCGACACTCGGTGGCATTGCTTTCCTGCTGCAGGTCAGTGCACCGACAATGGTGCTCCAGGCACGTGGAGCTGACCGTGGCGCTCCGAAACGGTACGCAATCTTGATCGCTTTCACACGTCAAATCGACAATATCTGCGTGCGCGAGAAGCAATGCATATATTATGCAGCGATAATGATCGAACCCGATGATCGATgaacgccgagccgagctaCAATGGAGATCCTTCACCCTGGTTGGTGCGTGTACTTACCACTCGAACTACCCAAGTCCAGCgctaccagcagcagaaggatCGCAATTCGGCACATGTTACTCGTGGAGCGCTTGTAGGTCACTTGTGTGTTCCCGCCGAGGTCGACCTGACTAATGATCGACGAGATATCGCACCACGCACGATTCCCCGCGTTCGGAGCTTCCTGAGGATCAGGATGAATACACATATACACACTGATACTGATATCTTTCTTTGTTCTGCATCGAAAGCTCCGGATCGTGTCGAGCAGTTCGCTGACAGGCTGATATCGATCGTCATTTTGTACTTTTCCTCCAAAAAAATGTAGATCACCCTGCCGGGGCAGTTTCAGCACCTGGCCAGAGCATCGACGGACGTGGAAGTgacggaaagcgaaaaccaGAAAGGGGATCAGTAAGCAAGTGAGCGGCAGTGAGTTCATTAATCTTGCACCGTGCCACTGAGCGCGTGTGGACATTAAATAACCGATGTTTAACAATAACGAGCCATTGGGGCGCCCCAGGATCACGCCCCAGAGACCTACTGGCCGGCATCCGTCCGCGCCGCGGGGGGCATTGTGCGTGAAACACGTTTGCGTTTATTTCCTGGTTCGCGGGGCGACTTTGTTCTTCCCGTTCTGCGCGGCCGACGGAGAGCCTCCGTAGAGAGAGGGTATAAAGGGCCTACCGAGCCCGGTGGCTCCGATCAGTGCCTTAACATCTTCACTTCGACTACAGCGACTGCTGGCGGCCGCATACACATCGTCGCTACTGTGCCGGAATCGAACCTGGTGATTAGTGTACAACCCGATTTGTGAGCGGCGTGAGAAAACCCGGAAACGCGCGAGCACGAGAAACAATGGGCACCGTGGGGGAGGACTCACTCGCCCTGGACCCGGTGAGGCCGGCGGCAAACCTCCTGCAGGTGGGAGAGTTCTATCGGAACGCCACGGTCCTCGTCACCGGCGGGACCGGCTTCATCGGTAAGGTGCTGGTCGAGAAACTGCTCCGGTGTTTTGAGGTTAGGAAAATCTTTCTCCTCATCCGACGCAAAGGCAACGTGGGACCCGCCGAGCGACTGCAGCGCATGCTTGAAGGACCGGTGAGTGTTCCAGTATGGTAAAAGCCGCTTCCCAAGGGGTAGTGCCCCTCTCCAGCGTAATCGGTAATGTTTTTGGTCGGTTGCAGATTTTCAACACCATTCGGTCCGCGCTGCCGGACGCCGGTGAGCGGCTCGCGAAGGTTGTTGCGATCGAGACCACCTTCGAGCAGACGCCGATCGTCGACGAGATTGATCGTATCAAGTTGTGCAACGAGGTGCAGGTGTGTATGCTGTTAATACTCATTGCTTCATACGATACTTGATACTAGAAGTGCGAGTCTTAACTAGTCAGGGTTCCAAAGGCATAATTTTGTTTGTACCCAACCCAAGTTCGTCTAGTTGAAGTTGAGAATTTGTCTTAGTGACGGCTACTCGGCTACTACAACCACCGAGTGGCCTTGGCCTGCAACAAGTCAACAACTTGTCTTAGTGAAGCTTGCGAAATTTTTGGCGAGTAACACATTTGCTGTCCTGTTGACCAAAATACTCGATCCTTCAAGAGGTGAAAAGGTGAAAAATGCGCAACGGATGGTGAGATACGCCAAAGGGACGCAGCAATCCAATTTGGCTCATAGAGCTAACGAAACGGTGGTTTTATGAAGATTTGCATTGCTTTGTTCGGGAAAGGTTTGCGTACAGGAACTGCACTAACTGTCAGGCTCTTAAGACTTGTTACAATTAAACTTTTCATCATTTTGCAACTTCAAAAGTAAATTATTCTCGTTTCGCTGTAGGCGCAGTTTTGGTATATGCGCCAACAATACTGTGGAAACTACCTAAAATGTTGTTATTCAAAGTATTGTCCTTCTAACCGCTACAAGGTTACAATGATTTGTTGGAACAATAATGGACGAATTATCAACTGACCTCATACATAATTAAAGGAACAGGTAAAAGCAAAGCACAGAATAAACACAAGTAAAAGTTGTTTCACACATAAAAACATGAACGAACCAGTAAAATCAATTAATAAACACAAGAAAGTAACCGATAAAAGGAGCGAAATCAATCTATCTAACAATGCCGGATGAATCTAGGAATGACGTAACAAGTTTTCCTTCTTGTTTTTTAAATCTAGATCGTTTTCCATGTGATGGCATCGATACGCTTCGACGAAGCATTAACCGATGCGTTCGCCATGAATGTCACCTCGGCCCAGCGGCTTTACAGACTGTCCGGCGGTATGTCGAACCTGCGTGCCATCGTACACGTGTCCACGTTCTACTCGAACTGCAACCGGAGTCACATCGAGGAGCGCATCTACGACGACgtgccgttcggtggcctTGACCACATCCGGCACTTCCTGGGCAAGCTGAGCGGCGACGAGAAACACCGGCTCACGAAGCTCATCCTTGGCGACATGCCCAACTCGTACGTGTTCAGCAAGAAGTGTGCTGAGGGGATGGTCGCCCGCGAGTTTAGCGACCTGCCGATCGGGATctttcggccaccgatcgtGATTTCCGGCTACCGGGAACCGGTGCCCGGTTGGGTCGACTGCTTCCACGGAGCGACTGGGTGTTGGGTACCACTGGTGCTCGGCAAAACCTGGTGGTTTTACGGCGACCCTAAAGTGAAGCCGTTCATGTCACCAGTCGATCACACGGTCGCCGGGATGCTGACGGCCGCGTGCGACATCTATCAGCGCAAAAACAGTATCCTGCCACTGGAAAAGCCCGTCCCAGTGTATAACTTTACGTTCGAGAAGAACGCCTTCTCGTACGCAGAGTACGTGGAGCTGGTCAGCTCAGGATTCAGCAATCCGCTTCACAGATGGATGAGGTACGTTGCGGGTAGGGACTCGTTGGATCGAAGCAGTGGGGTTCAGTGGGCAAATTACCACCATTTCGTCTTCGTTTCAGTCTCATCAAATTTCGAATCAGCCCGTGGAGGATATTTCCCCAGATACTGCTGTGGCTGTCAATGCTTCAAGCACGCATTGCGGACGAGATTTTGGCATGGTTCGGCAAACGTGGAAGGTAAGCTCCAGACGGTTCACCATTTGCCCGACAAACGGGGGTCACGCAGTgtgtggttcgttcgtttcagTAACGTAAAAATCTGCTCGGCCATCAACAACCTGTCGAAAGCGGTTGAGTACTTCCGGCTGCACATGTGGAGCGCCGATAATGGCAACGTGCGACGCATGCTCTCGATGCTGTCCCCCGAAGACGCCCAGCTACTCGAGTTTGACGGTGATCGGATCGATTGGCGCGACTACCACAAACACTTTATTGAGGGCATCAGCATGGAGTTGATGCGCAAAAATCAACGCAGGCGACAGCAACGCCCAAAGGCAGCGTAGTGGCATGGAAGGATATTAGAACTAAGAGCAGTACGGCGTacgattttttaaattattacacTTGACTTGCCAAAGCTGCATTACACTTGACTATTGAGCAGCGTTCATGTTTTAATTCGTCTAGGATACAATAGTTATAACACTCAAAGTTAAATAATATAAGAACTATATTATTGAAACTTCCAACCTTTAAACGCGTTTTCAACGGAGGTAGCATTCTTTCGATTCTTGCTCGAAACGTCCACTGAAAAGATGTAGAAACCCCGTTATCAAAACAACCAAGGCAACACGATGGAAGTAAAATAATTCCGGAACGTTTCCAAAAATCCCAGTTATGGCTAGTTGAAGAACTCTAAGAAACcataaaaattataaaagGCAACGAAGTTCATACGGCAAAAATGCTTAAAGTTTCCGTTTAAAAAACTGAAGTAAGAAACTTAAAAACCTGAAAgcaattgaattgaataaacttaaatttaaataacaaGTTCaatgatttttattcaaaagtaGCTATTCCCGGCGTTcgtcgccacgcctcatttcatttttatttctcgattatccggcgtttcagaggatcggatTTCCTGCTGACGTATCTGATCGGCTTCTTTTCTCACTTCCCGTTGCTCCTccgtttcagacgatcggatttcccggtgacgtatccgattggcttcccttctcgcttctgatttttattgttgtctggatttgaattttctgaatttgtatgggagcctCCCTACT
Coding sequences within it:
- the LOC128268486 gene encoding multiple epidermal growth factor-like domains protein 10; this encodes MCRIAILLLLVALDLGSSSDIVDLTCESDQDCVPFRSATVSSTCLEHHCRCTDLQQESNATECRPVVNRVSNQIGGQCPCQIANSFCNEQTQRCVCQEGFLPSRVEKKCVPKSVPLGGECEDGGQCSAHDHFAHCDPTKQVCQCQEHFVMYEQACHSIIAVANLTKPCETNDDCNTNNATSSSTVCHGGQCLCGPDFVADATNSSCLPVAGHDQPCTDSNQCIATLGVGSVCYQGRCACDTNHFQFPRHMSNTTTLRNVCERKIVHGDSCNDDQNCYQFHLGPHEQSMECFMNACVCLNGYTERNSVCFKASSGTVATPAAALLTAALAMLSAIRAVSGRWEL
- the LOC128278578 gene encoding fatty acyl-CoA reductase wat-like, translating into MGTVGEDSLALDPVRPAANLLQVGEFYRNATVLVTGGTGFIGKVLVEKLLRCFEVRKIFLLIRRKGNVGPAERLQRMLEGPIFNTIRSALPDAGERLAKVVAIETTFEQTPIVDEIDRIKLCNEVQIVFHVMASIRFDEALTDAFAMNVTSAQRLYRLSGGMSNLRAIVHVSTFYSNCNRSHIEERIYDDVPFGGLDHIRHFLGKLSGDEKHRLTKLILGDMPNSYVFSKKCAEGMVAREFSDLPIGIFRPPIVISGYREPVPGWVDCFHGATGCWVPLVLGKTWWFYGDPKVKPFMSPVDHTVAGMLTAACDIYQRKNSILPLEKPVPVYNFTFEKNAFSYAEYVELVSSGFSNPLHRWMSLIKFRISPWRIFPQILLWLSMLQARIADEILAWFGKRGSNVKICSAINNLSKAVEYFRLHMWSADNGNVRRMLSMLSPEDAQLLEFDGDRIDWRDYHKHFIEGISMELMRKNQRRRQQRPKAA